Proteins from a genomic interval of Gadus morhua chromosome 19, gadMor3.0, whole genome shotgun sequence:
- the si:ch211-196i2.1 gene encoding collagen alpha-1(II) chain isoform X4, which yields MRCLGGWYLLLGWLLLDLNGAGVDGRGILNRKNAFLLRSSSRGDGTVPSGTRREGSVGQGVVLVVDEDTDLFHPVFQGVGGQLNPQWKPPRTGAKGHHEGKAGAPFKGLEENTTTGKRVETDSGARGESLLPGTPKGDIILDLDTRTGPKKPSGTFPDGKIPSGDHTRNPGADDVQEGGSSTGSAGTPSGKRVPGERSVSLDNAIDEKHQGFVGGVSGDRDVALGSDGRWYRLQRGALGRMGPPGTEGDPGDPGLPGFKGDKGKLGPWGQAGRRGDQGPPGPPGLPSLYLWKNTAEEWAAFQQTNFFHLLRSGWPSTEGAEGPPGEMGRLGNQGLPGDQGERGRPGIMGEMGERGNRGATGTPGIPGKDGQSGQHGQQGPPGPPGPKGPLGYRGEPGTKGEMGEEGLVGGKGPKGDVGEPGEKGLNGLNGRPGPVGPPGPMGVRGAEGLEGPPGSDGETGLDGGPGLIGPPGATGVTGSVGAQGVTGSPGDVGPAGAAGPKGPQGPLGLEGLTGPPGSHGPQGWRGFIGLPGPKGNSGPAGPTGARGDLGFEGPVGSPGTQGLMGPLGATGKRGPDGEKGNPGCKGERGFQGVTGIEGPQGERGLTGLPGLPGFRGQHGEGGIEGESGENGLRGKPGSRGSKGSRGPVGRQGRHGPRGDKGPQGPRGPSCQPGPSGLPGLTGHRGAEGKPGTQGPSGGTGSSGDRGAAGSSGLAGGERCGGPRGLYRPPWKSRAYGNTRIPRREGFHREAWPGGTSGARRHEWLPRDSGHARDYRAHGREG from the exons ATGCGTTGTCTGGGTGGATGGTACCTGCTTCTGGGATGGCTGCTGTTGGATTTAAATGGAGCGGGTGTGGATGGGCGGGGGATACTGAACAGAAAG AACGCGTTCCTGCTTCGGAGCAGCTCCAGAGGCGACGGCACCGTGCCTTCAGGGACCCGTCGAGAAGGTTCGGTGGGCCAGGGGGTCGTCCTGGTGGTGGACGAGGACACCGACCTGTTCCACCCCGTCTTCCAGGGGGTAGGGGGTCAGCTCAACCCCCAGTGGAAGCCCCCCAGGACGGGCGCAAAGGGCCACCACGAGGGCAAGGCCGGAGCTCCCTTCAAAGGCCTGGAGGAGAACACCACAACCGGGAAGAGGGTGGAGACCGACTCGGGGGCCAGAGGGGAATCCCTTCTTCCTGGAACCCCCAAGGGGGACATTATCCTGGACCTAGACACAAGGACCGGCCCCAAGAAGCCCTCTGGTACATTCCCTGATGGCAAGATCCCCTCTGGAGATCACACAAGGAACCCTGGAGCAGACGACGTGCAGGAGGGTGGCTCCTCCACTGGCTCTGCCGGGACCCCCTCAGGCAAGAGGGTCCCCGGGGAGAGGAGCGTCAGCTTGGACAACGCCATCGATGAAAAGCACCAGGGCTTCGTTGGCGGCGTATCCGGAGACAGGGACGTGGCCCTGGGCTCAGACGGCCGCTGGTACAGGCTACAGAGAGGGGCCCTTGGACGCATGGGACCTCCAGGGACAGAA GGCGACCCCGGCGACCCTGGCCTGCCCGGTTTTAAAGGGGACAAG GGGAAGTTGGGCCCCTGGGGTCAGGCAGGGAGGCGGGGGGACCAGGGCCCTCCAGGACCACCAGGGCTGCCCTCCCTCTACCTGTGGAAGAACACTGCAGAGGAGTGGGCTGCCTTTCAG CAAACCAACTTCTTCCATCTCCTGAGATCAGGCTGGCCT AGTACAGAAGGAGCAGAGGGACCCCCGGGGGAGATGGGCAGGCTGGGGAATCAG GGTCTTCCTGGTGATCAGGGAGAGCGAGGGCGACCAGGGATAATGGGCGAGATG GGTGAACGGGGAAACAGAGGGGCTACAGGCACGCCAGGGATCCCAGGAAAGGATGGGCAGAGTGGGCAGCACGGGCAGCAAGGACCCCCTGGACCTCCAGGACCAAAG GGTCCGCTGGGATACAGAGGAGAACCAGGGACTAAGGGGGAGATGGGCGAGGAG GGTTTGGTTGGCGGGAAAGGACCAAAAGGAGACGTTGGTGAACCTGgcgagaag GGTCTGAACGGGTTGAACGGTCGACCAGGACCTGTTGGTCCACCA GGTCCCATGGGCGTCCGTGGAGCTGAGGGACTAGAGGGACCCCCTGGTTCTGAT GGGGAGACGGGACTGGACGGAGGACCAGGTTTAATAGGACCTCCG GGTGCAACAGGTGTAACTGGATCAGTTGGTGCTCAAGGAGTTACTGGATCACCG GGGGATGTGGGACCTGCCGGCGCTGCCGGCCCCAAAGGACCGCAG GGCCCCCTAGGCCTAGAAGGACTGACCGGACCCCCTGGATCGCACGGCCCCCAA GGATGGCGTGGATTTATTGGTCTTCCGGGCCCCAAAGGAAACTCT GGGCCGGCGGGGCCAACGGGGGCCCGCGGGGACCTCGGGTTCGAGGGGCCAGTG GGTTCCCCAGGGACACAGGGGCTGATGGGTCCTCTCGGTGCCACG GGGAAAAGAGGACCTGATGGAGAGAAGGGGAATCCCGGGTGCAAAGGAGAGAGA GGCTTCCAGGGTGTCACAGGTATCGAAGGCccccagggagagaggggtctgACCGGCCTCCCAGGCCTGCCGGGGTTCAGAGGTCAACATGGTGAAGGAGGCATCGAG ggagagagtggagagaacGGTCTCCGGGGGAAACCGGGCAgccgggggtcaaag GGAAGCAGAGGACCAGTAGGCCGTCAAGGCAGACATGGACCAAGAGGAGACAAG GGACCCCAGGGCCCGAGGGGACCTAGTTGTCAGCCGGGGCCCTCG GGGTTACCAGGGCTAACTGGGCATAGAGGGGCTGAAGGAAAGCCTGGTACACAG GGCCCTTCTGGAGGAACTGGCAGCAGCGGAGATAGAGGAGCCGCG